One stretch of Prosthecobacter dejongeii DNA includes these proteins:
- the gatA gene encoding Asp-tRNA(Asn)/Glu-tRNA(Gln) amidotransferase subunit GatA — translation MSLATSTIAALRQRLTSKEISPRDIVQDVASAIQAQNPSMGAYLSWDLDKALTEADKADLSQPLGGIPIGIKDNMNVLGEPCTCASKMLANYRAPYDAGAIQKLRAGGGIPFGRLNMDEFAMGSSTENSALGTTRNPRDLERIPGGSSGGSAAAVAGNLAIATLGSDTGGSIRQPAALCGCVGIKPTYGRISRFGLVAFASSLDQIGPITKTVEDAALLLNHLCGKDSRDSTSLDVEVPDFTAAIGRDIKGLRIGLPKEYFISGIHAGVSASVNAAVKKLESLGAIPVEISLPHTDVGVSTYYIIAPAEASTNLARFDGVRYGHRAADPKNLLEHYMLSREQGFGPEVKRRILLGTYVLSSGYYDAYYIKAQRARTLIRQDFEKAFEQVDVIISPTSPTPAHKLGELKDNPLAAYLEDIFTIPVNLAGLPAISVPCGTAEEGGKQLPVGLQIIGKPLDELTVLRVADAFEKA, via the coding sequence ATGTCCCTCGCCACCTCCACCATCGCCGCCCTGCGCCAGCGGCTCACCAGCAAAGAAATCAGTCCTCGCGACATCGTCCAAGATGTGGCATCCGCGATCCAAGCGCAAAACCCCAGCATGGGTGCCTACCTGTCCTGGGATTTGGATAAAGCGCTGACCGAAGCGGACAAGGCTGATCTTTCCCAGCCGCTCGGCGGCATCCCCATCGGCATCAAGGACAACATGAACGTCCTGGGCGAGCCCTGCACCTGCGCCTCCAAGATGCTGGCCAACTACCGTGCCCCCTACGATGCCGGGGCCATCCAAAAGCTGCGCGCTGGCGGGGGCATCCCCTTTGGTCGGCTGAACATGGACGAATTTGCCATGGGATCCTCCACCGAAAACTCGGCCCTCGGAACCACGCGCAATCCCCGGGACCTGGAGCGCATTCCTGGTGGCTCCAGTGGCGGCAGCGCCGCCGCTGTGGCTGGAAATCTGGCCATTGCTACCCTGGGCTCTGACACGGGCGGCTCCATCCGCCAGCCAGCGGCTCTTTGCGGCTGCGTGGGCATCAAACCAACCTATGGACGCATCTCGCGTTTTGGCTTGGTGGCTTTCGCTTCCTCTCTGGACCAGATCGGCCCCATCACCAAGACGGTGGAAGATGCCGCCCTGCTGCTGAACCACCTCTGCGGCAAGGACAGCCGCGACTCCACCTCCCTGGACGTGGAGGTGCCTGACTTCACTGCTGCCATCGGGCGCGACATCAAGGGCCTGCGGATCGGCCTGCCCAAGGAATACTTCATCAGCGGCATCCACGCCGGAGTTTCCGCCAGCGTGAACGCTGCCGTGAAGAAGCTGGAGTCTCTGGGAGCCATCCCGGTGGAGATCAGCCTGCCCCACACGGATGTGGGTGTGAGCACCTACTACATCATCGCCCCCGCAGAGGCCTCCACCAATCTGGCCCGCTTCGACGGCGTGCGTTACGGCCACCGTGCCGCCGACCCGAAGAACCTTCTGGAGCACTACATGCTGAGCCGGGAGCAGGGCTTTGGCCCCGAGGTAAAGCGCCGTATCCTGCTAGGCACCTACGTCCTCAGCAGCGGTTATTACGATGCCTACTACATCAAGGCCCAGCGCGCCCGCACGCTGATCCGCCAGGATTTTGAAAAAGCCTTTGAGCAGGTGGATGTCATCATCAGCCCCACCAGCCCCACCCCGGCCCACAAGCTGGGCGAACTGAAGGACAATCCTCTGGCCGCCTACCTGGAAGACATCTTCACCATCCCCGTGAACCTCGCCGGCCTGCCCGCCATCAGCGTGCCGTGCGGCACGGCGGAAGAAGGCGGCAAGCAGCTCCCCGTGGGCCTGCAGATCATCGGCAAACCGCTGGATGAACTGACGGTGCTGCGCGTGGCCGATGCATTTGAAAAGGCGTAA
- the gatC gene encoding Asp-tRNA(Asn)/Glu-tRNA(Gln) amidotransferase subunit GatC, which produces MPTPEINIAHIAKLSRLALTPEESTAYAAQLSLILGHIDQLSNYPLDAEPSAHAMPVFDVVRPDVARPGFTQEEALANAPQRAMDQFRITKVVGEE; this is translated from the coding sequence ATGCCGACTCCAGAGATCAACATCGCGCACATCGCCAAGCTTTCCCGCCTCGCCCTCACGCCGGAGGAGTCCACTGCTTACGCCGCCCAGCTTTCCCTGATCCTCGGGCACATTGACCAGCTCAGTAACTACCCCCTGGATGCTGAGCCCAGCGCCCATGCGATGCCCGTCTTTGACGTGGTGCGCCCGGATGTGGCCCGGCCTGGCTTTACCCAGGAGGAAGCCCTAGCCAATGCCCCGCAGCGTGCCATGGACCAGTTCCGCATCACCAAAGTGGTGGGTGAGGAATGA
- a CDS encoding PVC-type heme-binding CxxCH protein, producing MKSLLLIALTSASLLQAETLISWKRVQLADQFYAEGASHADLNKDGHTDIISGPFWYEGPDWKKKHAFYEPKVFNIVGYSDNFFSYPHDFNGDGWLDILVLGFPGKEARLYLNPGQFKTDTPWPMHIVADVVDNESPVFTDITGDGKPEIVCSTSGRFGWFAPNWDNPTEKWSFVAVTEDVKVAKFTHGLGVGDVNGDGRMDLLEARRWWEAGDGPNWKQHNFAAGLGGGAQMFAYDFDGDGRNDVATALSAHRYGVAVFMNRSGNDGAQWDKRTLVGEQPWENDYGIVFSQPHAMALVDVDGDGVKDLVTGKRYWAHNGKGDPDEHGARVVYWFQTKRDGKGGVEFIPHLVDAESGVGTDVQVGDVNGDKLPDIVVGNKAGVYVLLQERREVSAPVAQQMQPKKLYGPSGLVPQKDYKAGQPAAEALKNLQLPTGFKAELIAAEPDVVQPIAMTWDERGRLWVIEGNSYPKPRELGAGQDRILIFEDADGNGSFEKRTVFAEGISLASGIEIGFGGVWVGAAPYFMFIPDVDRDDKPDASHASYEASQTPKVPGLKFTAYALLDGWGSQDTHETLNSFIWGPDGWLYGCHGVFTHSKVGKVGTPDGQRVPLNAGVWRYHPVRHQFEVFAHGTSNPWGLDYDQHGEFFVTACVIPHLYHIVPGGRYHRQGGQHFNPHTYEDIKTIADHAHFAGSIRDNAHWGDRKDGGIVADDTNQAGGGHAHCGLAIYQSSQFPAIYRNQLLFGNLHGHRLVNNYLDPKGTTYIGRHGSDFMRSNDMHFIPVTQKVGPDGSLYVSDWSDKQVCHRGSNAIEMWDRSNGRIYRISYGEGGVGTPVRAPLSAAAREFQFPKTPFDLNKENDVVLVKLAVQTENEWFSRAARRVLMERTARDMNYLELVMRLLEATPTTSESESLRGTWLVISLFETRLDPSHVVPPKPNNESPNTRVWLVRAAANDPDYEALRDLAQKDQSPIVRRELASLLQRLPIADRAMIATSLLTHAEDKDDPYIPLLIWYGIEPVVGGDAKAGLKLAKASKMPKVTEFIYRRLGVEEAGRTTLLLIAAESEDSAQREALLRTVVEAARAGNKVMLPNDWALMKSKLGDSSLVAELEAFMGVEASVAVYRQKLTSQASLTEREAALRILMQVRDSQTAALLHQVIQSGDKAILRRAIQALATLPHEGTPELLLAKFSSFDATAQNDAINTLATTPSGARGLLLAVKDGKVSRSLLSPFLARQMDTLKDEQVKALIKEVWGDLNAPKADLEQRKVKFRTTLSPAALAKADAIKGKMIFTATCGTCHRLLGEGQDVGPDLTGSNRADLDYLLDNVLDPNAVIGKDYQLNVFELNDGRIASGVIKEETAAAYRVTLPGGIEQIVKKAEVKKRTLSPMSTMPEGLFDALPADMLLDLVKYLQSGASAASKGGSETALVTGALEGENLKVEVTDGSTRAQNMGAFKGGQWSGGKHLWWTGGKVGSTLKITFPVAEAGKKKVHAVFTQAPDYAIVSFKVNGNSSALGPVDLYNPGVVNTAEQLIGEFEFKPGEQTLEVMIDGKNAAAKPALMFALDYLRVE from the coding sequence ATGAAAAGTCTGCTCCTTATCGCTCTCACCAGCGCCTCCCTGCTCCAGGCAGAGACCCTCATCTCCTGGAAGCGCGTCCAGTTGGCGGATCAATTTTATGCCGAAGGGGCCAGCCATGCGGACCTCAATAAGGACGGCCACACGGACATCATCAGCGGCCCGTTTTGGTATGAAGGACCAGATTGGAAAAAGAAGCACGCTTTTTACGAACCGAAGGTTTTCAACATTGTTGGTTATTCTGACAACTTCTTCAGTTACCCGCATGACTTCAATGGCGACGGCTGGTTGGACATCTTGGTCCTGGGTTTTCCCGGCAAGGAGGCCCGGCTGTATCTGAACCCTGGCCAATTTAAAACCGACACGCCATGGCCCATGCACATCGTGGCGGATGTGGTGGACAATGAGTCGCCCGTTTTCACGGACATCACGGGCGATGGCAAACCGGAGATCGTATGCAGCACCAGCGGGCGTTTTGGCTGGTTCGCACCAAATTGGGACAATCCCACCGAGAAGTGGTCTTTCGTCGCCGTGACGGAAGATGTGAAAGTGGCCAAGTTCACCCATGGCCTGGGCGTGGGTGATGTGAATGGCGATGGCCGCATGGATCTGCTGGAGGCCCGCCGCTGGTGGGAGGCTGGCGACGGGCCTAACTGGAAACAGCACAATTTTGCCGCCGGTTTGGGCGGCGGGGCCCAGATGTTTGCCTATGACTTCGATGGTGATGGCCGCAACGATGTGGCCACCGCCCTGTCGGCTCATCGGTATGGCGTAGCGGTTTTTATGAATCGCTCAGGTAATGATGGGGCGCAGTGGGACAAGCGCACGCTGGTGGGCGAGCAGCCCTGGGAGAATGATTACGGCATCGTCTTCAGCCAGCCACATGCCATGGCCCTGGTGGATGTGGATGGTGATGGCGTGAAGGACCTGGTCACGGGCAAACGCTACTGGGCGCACAATGGCAAGGGAGACCCAGATGAGCACGGAGCGCGTGTGGTCTATTGGTTCCAAACCAAGCGCGATGGCAAAGGCGGCGTGGAATTCATTCCGCATCTGGTGGATGCCGAGAGCGGCGTGGGCACGGATGTGCAGGTGGGAGATGTGAATGGAGATAAGCTGCCAGACATCGTGGTGGGCAACAAAGCCGGGGTGTATGTGCTGCTGCAAGAGCGCCGCGAAGTCAGCGCACCAGTCGCCCAACAGATGCAGCCCAAAAAGCTTTATGGCCCCTCCGGCCTCGTCCCTCAGAAGGATTACAAAGCTGGCCAGCCCGCTGCTGAGGCGCTGAAAAATCTGCAACTCCCCACCGGCTTCAAAGCCGAACTCATCGCCGCCGAACCAGATGTTGTACAACCCATTGCCATGACCTGGGATGAACGCGGTCGCCTGTGGGTGATCGAAGGCAACAGCTACCCAAAACCACGCGAGCTAGGCGCAGGCCAGGACCGCATCTTGATCTTTGAGGACGCAGATGGAAACGGCAGTTTTGAAAAGCGCACCGTCTTCGCAGAAGGCATCAGCCTCGCCAGTGGCATCGAGATCGGTTTCGGCGGTGTCTGGGTAGGTGCGGCCCCTTACTTCATGTTCATCCCGGATGTGGATCGTGATGATAAACCGGATGCCTCACATGCCAGCTATGAAGCCAGCCAGACGCCCAAAGTCCCCGGCCTCAAATTCACCGCCTACGCCTTGCTGGATGGCTGGGGTAGTCAGGACACGCATGAGACACTGAACAGTTTTATTTGGGGTCCAGACGGCTGGTTGTATGGCTGCCACGGGGTCTTTACACACTCAAAGGTAGGCAAGGTGGGCACGCCCGATGGGCAGCGCGTGCCCCTGAATGCCGGAGTGTGGCGTTACCACCCGGTGCGGCATCAGTTCGAAGTGTTTGCGCATGGCACCAGCAATCCCTGGGGACTGGACTATGACCAGCATGGCGAATTCTTCGTCACGGCCTGTGTGATTCCCCACCTGTATCACATCGTGCCCGGCGGTCGTTACCATCGCCAGGGTGGGCAGCATTTTAATCCCCACACGTATGAGGATATCAAGACCATCGCCGATCATGCTCACTTTGCTGGCAGTATTCGGGATAACGCCCACTGGGGTGATCGCAAGGACGGAGGCATTGTGGCGGATGACACCAATCAGGCCGGCGGTGGCCATGCCCATTGTGGTCTCGCTATTTACCAGAGCAGCCAGTTCCCTGCCATCTATCGCAATCAGCTCCTGTTTGGGAATCTCCATGGGCACCGTCTGGTGAACAACTACCTGGACCCCAAAGGCACCACCTACATCGGCCGACACGGCAGCGACTTCATGCGGTCTAACGACATGCATTTCATCCCCGTAACACAAAAAGTCGGGCCCGATGGTTCCCTGTATGTGAGCGACTGGAGCGACAAGCAGGTGTGCCATCGCGGCAGCAACGCCATCGAGATGTGGGATCGCAGCAACGGGCGAATTTATCGAATCAGCTATGGCGAAGGCGGCGTGGGCACTCCTGTCCGTGCTCCGCTAAGTGCCGCAGCACGCGAGTTCCAGTTCCCGAAAACACCATTCGACCTCAACAAAGAAAACGACGTGGTTTTAGTGAAGCTCGCCGTGCAGACGGAGAACGAGTGGTTTTCGCGGGCAGCGCGGCGGGTGTTGATGGAACGAACCGCTCGAGATATGAATTACCTTGAACTGGTCATGCGACTTCTCGAAGCAACGCCTACCACTTCAGAATCTGAAAGCCTGCGTGGTACCTGGCTTGTTATCAGCCTTTTTGAAACACGTCTAGATCCTAGTCATGTTGTTCCTCCGAAGCCCAATAATGAATCGCCGAACACCCGAGTTTGGTTGGTGCGAGCAGCAGCTAACGATCCAGATTATGAAGCTTTGAGAGATCTTGCTCAGAAAGATCAGTCTCCCATCGTCCGGCGAGAACTGGCGTCGTTGCTTCAAAGGCTTCCCATAGCAGATCGTGCTATGATCGCCACCTCTCTTCTGACGCATGCTGAAGACAAAGACGATCCCTACATCCCGTTGCTCATCTGGTATGGCATCGAACCCGTAGTTGGAGGCGATGCGAAGGCCGGGCTGAAACTGGCGAAAGCTTCCAAAATGCCAAAGGTGACAGAGTTCATCTATCGCCGTCTAGGAGTGGAAGAAGCCGGGCGCACGACTTTGCTACTCATCGCCGCCGAGTCGGAAGATTCAGCTCAGCGGGAGGCGCTGCTGCGCACGGTAGTAGAAGCAGCACGGGCTGGAAACAAGGTGATGCTGCCCAATGACTGGGCGTTGATGAAAAGTAAGTTAGGTGATTCCTCTCTGGTGGCAGAGCTGGAGGCTTTCATGGGAGTGGAGGCGAGTGTGGCGGTGTATCGCCAAAAGCTCACCTCGCAGGCCTCGTTGACGGAACGGGAAGCAGCGCTGCGCATTTTGATGCAGGTGCGGGATTCACAGACGGCGGCACTCCTGCATCAGGTGATCCAGAGTGGCGACAAAGCGATTCTACGCCGGGCCATTCAAGCGCTGGCTACACTTCCCCACGAGGGCACGCCTGAGTTGCTGCTGGCGAAGTTTTCCAGCTTCGATGCTACGGCTCAAAACGATGCCATCAACACCCTGGCCACCACCCCCTCCGGGGCGCGGGGACTGCTGCTCGCAGTGAAGGATGGGAAAGTCTCGCGCTCTCTGCTTTCGCCCTTCCTAGCCCGGCAGATGGATACGTTGAAGGATGAGCAGGTAAAGGCGCTGATCAAAGAAGTCTGGGGTGATCTGAATGCCCCGAAGGCAGACCTGGAACAGCGCAAGGTGAAGTTCCGCACCACGCTGTCGCCAGCGGCTTTGGCCAAGGCTGATGCCATCAAGGGCAAGATGATCTTCACGGCCACCTGTGGCACTTGCCATCGTTTGTTAGGCGAAGGACAGGACGTGGGCCCGGATTTGACGGGCTCCAATCGTGCCGATTTGGACTACCTGCTGGACAATGTGCTGGACCCCAATGCGGTCATCGGCAAAGACTACCAGCTCAATGTCTTTGAGCTCAATGATGGCCGCATTGCCAGCGGTGTGATCAAGGAAGAAACAGCGGCCGCTTACCGGGTCACGCTGCCAGGCGGCATCGAGCAGATCGTGAAAAAGGCCGAGGTCAAAAAGCGCACGCTTTCCCCCATGAGCACCATGCCGGAAGGGCTCTTCGATGCCCTTCCTGCGGACATGCTGCTGGATCTGGTGAAATACCTGCAAAGTGGGGCCAGTGCAGCGAGCAAAGGCGGCTCAGAGACAGCCTTGGTTACCGGTGCCCTTGAGGGAGAAAACCTGAAAGTGGAAGTCACAGACGGCAGCACTCGTGCGCAGAACATGGGTGCATTCAAAGGTGGCCAATGGAGCGGTGGCAAGCATCTCTGGTGGACGGGCGGTAAGGTGGGCAGCACGCTGAAGATCACCTTTCCGGTGGCCGAAGCAGGCAAGAAGAAGGTCCATGCCGTCTTCACCCAAGCGCCCGATTACGCCATCGTCAGCTTTAAGGTGAATGGCAACTCCAGCGCCCTCGGTCCGGTGGATCTCTACAATCCTGGCGTCGTCAATACAGCGGAACAACTCATCGGTGAATTTGAATTCAAACCCGGAGAGCAGACGCTGGAGGTGATGATCGATGGGAAAAATGCAGCGGCGAAGCCTGCGTTGATGTTTGCCCTGGATTACCTTCGGGTGGAGTGA
- a CDS encoding type II toxin-antitoxin system RelE/ParE family toxin, with protein MIHSFACDKTKRLFELEKVRAFPPDIQRTALRKLVLLHAVTELPHLRVPPGNRLEALKGNRKGQHSIRINDQWRICFRWETDGPHEVEIVDYH; from the coding sequence ATGATTCATTCTTTTGCTTGCGACAAAACAAAGCGTCTTTTTGAACTGGAAAAAGTGAGGGCATTTCCACCAGATATCCAACGCACTGCTCTTCGTAAACTCGTCCTATTGCATGCCGTGACTGAATTGCCTCATTTGCGGGTTCCCCCTGGAAACCGCTTGGAAGCTCTCAAAGGTAACCGAAAAGGTCAACATTCCATCCGTATCAACGATCAATGGCGCATCTGTTTTCGTTGGGAAACAGACGGGCCTCATGAAGTTGAAATCGTCGATTATCATTAA
- a CDS encoding HigA family addiction module antitoxin encodes MKTHLPIHPGEILQEEFLRPLGLSEYRLARDIVVSPRRINEIIRGQRALTADTALRLSRYFEWPAEVWLNLQAQYDRQIVEAGMQSTLALIKPYRPLVKTSATSLRLSSSTKTKMIRRVKIKEASA; translated from the coding sequence ATGAAAACACATCTCCCCATCCACCCTGGAGAAATCCTTCAAGAGGAGTTTCTCAGACCTTTGGGCCTGTCTGAATATCGCCTGGCACGTGACATTGTGGTATCTCCGCGCCGGATAAATGAAATCATCAGGGGCCAACGCGCGCTAACAGCGGACACAGCACTCCGGCTGTCTCGGTACTTCGAATGGCCCGCCGAGGTTTGGTTGAATCTTCAAGCTCAGTATGATCGTCAGATTGTTGAGGCGGGTATGCAAAGCACTCTGGCACTTATTAAGCCGTATCGTCCATTGGTTAAAACTTCAGCAACCTCTCTCCGCTTATCTTCATCTACGAAGACAAAAATGATACGACGTGTGAAGATCAAGGAAGCTTCTGCGTAG
- a CDS encoding alpha/beta hydrolase produces MSRFSSFLSLALLAATAFAHAAEPAKVRLWPDGAPGAKGQEDKDQPFVYVWPAAKEKANGAAFVVCPGGGYGGLAADHEGKQVAKWFNGIGVSAFVLHYRLGSQGYHYPTQLMDVQRAIRHVRANAKEYGIDPNRIGIIGFSAGGHLSSMAATLFDEKPEGMTNDAVDQVSARPDVAAPTYAVISMIDDFAHSGSRKNLLGPNNTDEMARKVSTNLQVTPKTPPTFLFQTDEDTVVPAENAVSFYLACRKNSVPAELHSYRPGPHGVGLFLGDPVLGTWSGHLRDWLRNQGFLSPKPKAAVSGKLKVNGTPVSWGSIVFTSDDPSAPVACARVMHGNFKLDEKTGPVVGKVKLRVSYSAADVPGLDTPDGTATTLEQKPGSGEWMLEIQPGENKLELNVER; encoded by the coding sequence ATGTCTCGATTTTCCAGTTTTCTCAGCCTCGCCCTTCTCGCCGCGACCGCTTTTGCTCACGCGGCAGAGCCTGCCAAGGTGCGCCTCTGGCCCGACGGCGCACCCGGGGCCAAGGGGCAGGAGGATAAAGACCAGCCCTTTGTGTATGTGTGGCCTGCGGCAAAGGAAAAGGCGAATGGCGCAGCCTTCGTGGTCTGCCCTGGCGGCGGCTACGGAGGCCTAGCAGCGGATCATGAGGGTAAGCAGGTGGCCAAGTGGTTCAATGGCATCGGCGTCTCGGCCTTTGTGTTGCATTATCGGTTAGGCAGCCAGGGTTACCATTACCCCACCCAACTCATGGATGTGCAGCGCGCCATCCGCCATGTGCGGGCGAATGCGAAGGAATACGGCATTGACCCGAACCGCATCGGCATCATCGGTTTTTCTGCCGGCGGACATCTCAGCTCCATGGCTGCGACCCTCTTTGATGAAAAGCCCGAGGGCATGACGAATGACGCCGTGGACCAAGTGAGCGCCCGCCCCGATGTGGCCGCGCCCACGTATGCAGTCATCTCCATGATTGATGACTTCGCACACTCAGGTTCGCGAAAAAATCTGCTCGGGCCTAACAATACGGATGAAATGGCGCGCAAGGTGAGCACCAACCTGCAAGTGACACCGAAGACCCCGCCTACCTTCCTTTTTCAGACGGATGAGGATACGGTGGTGCCTGCTGAAAATGCCGTGAGCTTTTACCTGGCTTGCCGGAAAAACAGCGTGCCTGCGGAGCTGCACAGCTACCGCCCTGGTCCCCATGGGGTGGGCCTTTTCCTCGGAGATCCCGTGCTGGGTACGTGGAGTGGCCACCTGCGTGACTGGCTGCGCAATCAGGGTTTCCTCAGCCCAAAACCGAAGGCGGCCGTGAGTGGCAAGCTGAAGGTGAACGGCACTCCGGTGAGTTGGGGCAGCATCGTTTTTACTTCGGATGATCCATCTGCACCTGTGGCCTGTGCGCGTGTCATGCATGGCAATTTCAAGCTGGATGAAAAAACCGGTCCGGTGGTGGGCAAGGTAAAACTGCGCGTCAGCTACAGCGCTGCCGATGTGCCAGGTCTGGATACCCCCGATGGCACTGCGACGACTCTTGAGCAGAAGCCCGGCAGCGGTGAGTGGATGCTGGAAATCCAGCCTGGGGAAAATAAGCTAGAACTGAATGTGGAGCGTTAG